In Pasteurella multocida subsp. multocida OH4807, a genomic segment contains:
- the rimM gene encoding 16S rRNA-processing protein RimM (COG0806 RimM protein, required for 16S rRNA processing), producing the protein MEQQRIEVVGKLGSTYGIRGWLRIYSSTEYAESIFDYQPWFLKIKGQWQPTELESWRYHNNDLIVKLKGVDDREAAQTLANIEIGVDLAVFPALEEGDYYWHDLIGCNVVNLEGYAMGTVTEMMETGSNDVLVVRANAKDAFGKQERLIPFLYEQVVKRVDLTTKTIEVDWDAGF; encoded by the coding sequence ATGGAACAGCAAAGAATTGAAGTAGTTGGCAAATTAGGCTCAACTTATGGCATTCGCGGTTGGTTACGTATTTATTCATCAACAGAATATGCTGAAAGCATTTTTGATTACCAACCTTGGTTTTTAAAAATCAAAGGTCAATGGCAACCAACTGAATTAGAAAGCTGGCGTTATCACAATAACGATTTGATCGTTAAATTAAAAGGTGTGGACGACAGAGAAGCTGCACAAACACTGGCGAATATTGAAATTGGTGTGGATTTAGCAGTTTTCCCAGCGTTAGAAGAAGGGGATTATTACTGGCACGATTTGATCGGCTGTAATGTGGTAAACCTTGAAGGCTACGCAATGGGCACAGTCACCGAAATGATGGAAACTGGTTCTAATGATGTATTAGTTGTGCGTGCAAATGCCAAAGATGCTTTTGGAAAACAAGAGCGGTTAATTCCGTTTTTGTATGAACAAGTAGTTAAAAGAGTGGATCTCACCACAAAGACTATTGAAGTGGATTGGGACGCTGGTTTCTAA
- a CDS encoding transmembrane protein — MEKFSVIYKFLLITILVISLPLLLLSGLSLYLGIHFSLALPLHILFALLFISAALLHLFNRRSKLKKVNTQFFDLVTQNRYPSYCTLDRLIHTFESVTVQKVIEELHLSETALLHALREGRISITDTQQTLRQACNNNDEKIFLFIDIAMRLKFSSQQ; from the coding sequence ATGGAAAAATTTAGTGTGATCTATAAATTCCTGTTAATTACAATCCTAGTTATCAGCTTACCTCTGCTACTACTATCAGGACTTAGCTTATATTTAGGTATCCATTTTTCACTGGCGCTGCCACTCCATATCCTCTTTGCCTTACTGTTTATCAGTGCCGCGTTATTACACTTGTTTAATCGGCGCAGTAAACTGAAAAAGGTCAACACTCAGTTCTTTGACTTGGTAACCCAAAACCGCTACCCAAGTTACTGCACTTTAGATCGACTCATTCACACCTTTGAATCTGTCACTGTTCAGAAAGTCATTGAAGAATTGCACCTTTCTGAAACCGCACTACTTCATGCATTACGTGAAGGGCGGATCTCTATCACGGATACACAACAAACTTTACGTCAAGCCTGCAATAATAACGATGAAAAGATTTTCCTTTTTATTGATATTGCGATGCGGCTTAAATTTTCTTCTCAACAATAA
- a CDS encoding hypothetical protein (COG0778 Nitroreductase): MTKPTEMRFMQVLMQRHSVKAFDPEVKIPREEMEELLRLAQLAPSSINLQPWRFVVVDSEAGKAKLKGLVRFNEVQRETSAAMVLVLADQRYFDLADTILTQSVEEGLMPEEVKNHYLAFIQQAKSAVTEQYIREQALMDASLAAMQFMLVAKSQGYDTNAIGGFERQAVLDALHIDPQRYAPVMFIAIGKGAKPHHPSSRLPLEYTVSWNDGLGFKQP, from the coding sequence ATGACTAAACCAACAGAAATGCGTTTTATGCAAGTATTGATGCAGCGTCATAGTGTGAAAGCGTTTGATCCTGAGGTGAAAATTCCACGTGAGGAAATGGAAGAATTATTACGTTTGGCTCAACTTGCGCCCTCCAGTATCAATTTGCAACCTTGGCGTTTTGTTGTGGTTGACAGTGAAGCGGGAAAAGCAAAGCTGAAAGGGTTAGTGCGTTTTAATGAAGTGCAACGCGAGACGTCTGCTGCGATGGTCTTAGTATTAGCGGATCAACGTTATTTTGATTTGGCGGATACGATTTTGACACAGAGCGTCGAGGAAGGGTTGATGCCTGAAGAGGTAAAAAATCATTACCTTGCCTTTATTCAGCAGGCAAAAAGTGCGGTGACAGAGCAATATATTCGTGAGCAGGCGTTGATGGATGCGAGCTTGGCAGCAATGCAATTCATGTTAGTGGCAAAGAGTCAAGGTTATGATACGAATGCAATTGGTGGATTTGAGCGTCAAGCCGTGTTAGACGCATTGCATATTGATCCACAACGTTATGCCCCTGTGATGTTTATCGCGATTGGTAAAGGCGCTAAACCTCATCATCCAAGTAGTCGTTTGCCACTAGAGTACACGGTTTCTTGGAATGATGGATTAGGCTTTAAACAGCCCTAA
- a CDS encoding peptidase E (COG1473 Metal-dependent amidase/aminoacylase/carboxypeptidase) translates to MCIDFNQLVEWRREFHRFPEIGWTEFWTTSRIAEYLSRMGLEILCGTQMIHPDFVRGRQLELVNKGQQRAIDYGADRAWLAKMSGYTGCVAVFDSGKPGQTVVLRFDIDCVNVTETDKPTHKPNQFHFRSLNEGLMHACGHDAHIAIGLGVAAWLTQHKATLSGKVKLVFQPAEEGVRGAVAVANSGVIDDANYFISSHISFCADSGVLISNPQHFLSTTKLDIRYRGKPAHAGAQPHLGRNALLAAAHAVTQLHGIARHGEGMTRINVGVLQAGEGRNVIPRDAHIQLEVRGENKQINDYMVEQVDQIAKGVAMSFDVEYAVDIMGEAVDMQNDDMLVQLVEQVALQQPQIKHVHSLYPFNASEDATVLGRRVQSLGGQALYFILGADRTAGHHQPEFDFDESQLLTGVNIYTGLLTHLLGEKSHD, encoded by the coding sequence ATGTGTATCGATTTTAACCAACTCGTTGAATGGCGTAGAGAATTTCATCGTTTTCCAGAAATTGGCTGGACTGAATTTTGGACGACAAGTCGAATTGCGGAATATTTATCGCGTATGGGATTGGAAATTTTATGTGGTACTCAGATGATTCATCCTGACTTTGTACGTGGTCGGCAGCTAGAGCTAGTGAACAAGGGACAACAACGGGCGATAGATTATGGTGCCGATCGTGCATGGCTAGCGAAGATGTCTGGCTACACTGGTTGTGTTGCTGTCTTTGATTCGGGTAAACCTGGTCAGACGGTTGTATTACGTTTTGACATTGATTGTGTGAATGTGACCGAAACGGATAAACCTACGCATAAGCCGAATCAATTTCATTTTAGATCGCTTAATGAAGGGCTGATGCATGCGTGTGGACATGATGCACATATTGCAATTGGACTCGGTGTCGCAGCATGGCTTACTCAGCATAAAGCCACGCTCAGTGGAAAAGTAAAGCTGGTTTTTCAGCCCGCAGAGGAAGGCGTGCGTGGTGCAGTCGCGGTAGCAAACAGTGGCGTCATTGACGATGCGAACTATTTTATCAGTTCTCATATTAGTTTTTGTGCCGATTCAGGCGTTTTGATTTCAAATCCACAACACTTTCTTTCTACCACTAAACTGGACATTCGTTATCGCGGTAAACCTGCTCATGCTGGCGCCCAACCCCATTTAGGACGTAATGCGTTACTTGCTGCTGCACATGCAGTCACGCAATTACATGGTATTGCACGTCACGGTGAGGGGATGACACGAATTAATGTTGGCGTTTTGCAGGCGGGAGAGGGGCGCAATGTGATTCCGAGAGATGCTCATATTCAGCTTGAAGTGCGGGGTGAAAATAAGCAGATTAATGACTATATGGTTGAGCAAGTCGATCAGATTGCCAAAGGCGTTGCCATGAGTTTCGATGTTGAGTATGCAGTGGATATCATGGGGGAAGCCGTTGATATGCAGAATGATGATATGCTAGTACAGCTTGTGGAGCAAGTCGCATTACAGCAACCACAAATTAAGCACGTTCATTCTCTGTATCCATTTAATGCCAGTGAAGATGCGACCGTTTTAGGACGACGAGTCCAATCTCTCGGGGGGCAAGCCCTGTACTTTATTTTAGGGGCAGATCGTACAGCTGGTCATCATCAACCAGAATTTGACTTTGATGAAAGTCAGCTACTCACTGGTGTGAACATTTATACGGGGTTGTTAACTCATTTATTAGGGGAAAAGAGTCATGACTAA
- a CDS encoding ABC transporter ATP-binding protein (COG1132 ABC-type multidrug transport system, ATPase and permease components) produces MFDKIYSWFENRLTPYPPETPDTPKKGLVRFIWSSLTGMKGWILLLAFLNIGIGIVEGIVFRFMGILVDWLTVYSPATLWQHKSHLLIGMAALLLFSILWAFVTSAVRLQTLQGVFPMRLRWNFHRLMLGQSLSFYQDEFAGRVSAKVMQTALAVRDTVLTLADMVVYVSVYFITSGIVLATLDSWLLFPFILWLIVFFTILRFIIPKLAKTAERQADARSLMTGRITDAYSNITTVKLFSHGAREAAYAKRSMEEFMLTVHAQMRLGTTLDVLTYAANISLTLGTAILGILLWQQGSVGVGAIATAVAMALRVNGLSHWIMWESARLFENIGTVNDGMETLTKPHTIIDKPGAQPIHIQQGEIRFHHVHFSYSPDKPLLQDFNLVIKPGEKVGLIGRSGAGKSTIVNLLLRFYEAQQGTITIDGQHICDVQQESLRSQIGLVTQDTSLLHRSVRENIVYGRPNATEEEMHYAAQRAEAAQFIPQLMDAKGRTGYDAHVGERGVKLSGGQRQRIAIARVMLKDAPILLLDEATSALDSEVEAAIQQSLDKMMENKTVIAIAHRLSTIAAMDRLIVLDKGQIVEQGTHHELLQQNGLYAKLWAHQSGGFLTDGDL; encoded by the coding sequence ATGTTTGATAAAATTTATTCGTGGTTTGAAAATCGATTAACCCCTTATCCACCAGAAACTCCTGATACCCCGAAAAAAGGTCTCGTTCGTTTCATCTGGTCAAGTTTAACGGGGATGAAAGGCTGGATACTCTTACTTGCATTTTTAAATATTGGTATTGGGATTGTCGAAGGGATCGTCTTTCGTTTCATGGGCATTTTAGTTGACTGGCTCACCGTCTATTCTCCAGCGACACTTTGGCAACATAAAAGTCATTTACTAATTGGAATGGCGGCGCTTTTGCTCTTCAGTATCCTATGGGCGTTTGTGACATCTGCTGTACGTCTGCAAACGTTGCAGGGGGTCTTTCCAATGCGTTTGCGGTGGAATTTTCACCGTTTAATGCTTGGACAAAGTTTAAGTTTTTATCAAGATGAATTTGCAGGTCGCGTTTCAGCGAAAGTGATGCAAACGGCATTGGCTGTACGCGACACCGTGCTGACGCTGGCTGACATGGTTGTTTATGTATCCGTGTACTTTATCACCTCTGGCATTGTTTTAGCGACCTTAGATAGTTGGCTACTCTTCCCCTTTATTCTGTGGTTAATCGTATTTTTCACGATTTTACGTTTCATCATCCCAAAACTTGCTAAAACCGCTGAACGTCAGGCAGATGCTCGCTCACTGATGACTGGGCGTATTACTGATGCGTATTCCAATATCACTACCGTCAAATTATTTTCTCATGGAGCAAGAGAGGCCGCTTACGCTAAACGTTCAATGGAAGAGTTTATGCTGACGGTGCATGCACAAATGCGCTTAGGCACGACCTTAGATGTGCTCACTTATGCTGCCAATATTAGCTTAACATTAGGCACCGCCATATTAGGTATCTTATTATGGCAGCAAGGCAGCGTCGGTGTCGGCGCCATTGCTACCGCCGTCGCGATGGCACTACGTGTAAATGGATTATCACATTGGATTATGTGGGAATCGGCTCGCTTATTTGAAAATATCGGGACCGTAAATGATGGAATGGAAACCTTAACTAAACCACATACGATCATCGATAAACCAGGTGCTCAACCTATCCACATTCAACAAGGCGAAATCCGATTTCATCATGTTCATTTTTCGTATAGTCCAGATAAACCGCTCTTGCAAGATTTTAATTTAGTTATCAAACCAGGTGAAAAAGTGGGTTTAATTGGGCGTTCAGGGGCAGGAAAATCCACGATTGTGAACTTACTCCTCCGCTTTTACGAAGCACAACAGGGTACTATCACCATTGATGGTCAACATATTTGTGATGTTCAGCAGGAAAGCTTACGCAGCCAAATTGGGTTAGTGACACAAGACACCTCACTATTGCATCGTTCTGTACGAGAAAATATTGTGTATGGTCGCCCAAATGCAACAGAAGAAGAAATGCACTATGCTGCTCAACGAGCAGAAGCCGCACAATTTATTCCACAGCTCATGGATGCCAAAGGACGAACTGGCTATGACGCCCATGTAGGTGAACGTGGCGTAAAATTATCAGGCGGACAACGGCAACGTATTGCAATAGCCCGAGTAATGCTAAAAGATGCCCCTATTCTTTTACTAGATGAGGCAACCAGCGCCTTAGACTCTGAAGTGGAAGCTGCGATTCAACAAAGTCTTGATAAAATGATGGAAAATAAAACCGTCATTGCCATTGCGCACCGCTTGTCGACTATTGCGGCAATGGATCGCTTAATCGTTCTCGACAAAGGGCAGATTGTAGAACAAGGCACACACCACGAACTGCTACAACAAAATGGCTTATATGCCAAACTATGGGCACATCAAAGCGGTGGTTTTTTAACAGATGGTGATCTGTAA
- a CDS encoding outer membrane autotransporter barrel protein: protein MNKIQPKRTYLSLLISSVLIPLTANATPISPTLLASDSTSAENLYFSSAHAISGDGTVIGGISDGSTDRSGGAVIWQKGKATDLANLRKSGNKFNHSAVWAISRDGSTFGGEAYYEYQDRSRTIKARYPVIWLKGNPSPIRLATTRKDGLGTIQNRLGGSTEVSGKVSALNVNGNIAIGQIIPDKDIYDETAKLAVLWKRGETGWQDGTKPFVLATPFEKNTYYSPSSHANAINDEGNVIAGSADWIKSERKKNSFSKNQRPSVWTSEDLTTWKVTRLPVEKHDDFNGAAHASSADGMTLAGYTQTTENVKRNQAVVWKNNGQDKSLSTNWHFTYLKSLTAHSAEDHDAGSSFAYTLNKDGSIVGGMATIEQDCATTEKPDENCVGRPVVWYDTATKPLELNTLKADGSGNGAVYALNNEGTLAVGVADTDQTDGYAVTQKAVIWKITYPQVATPEAPKPSLPDTPPSQPTPPSVSPKTPVTHTVSSVEKPTSTQAGYSFAMAISGKGEIIGGIGESTTERGGAATIWRDGKATELLNFEGRATHAAVWAISQDGQTYAGEARGHYFRPVDHKKVISKYPAIWQNGSDKPIRLATLGVKGMGAVNNQIDNPTQVSGKVNHLSADGAFAVGQSIAPIDYTFDPRAKQAVLWKRGGSEWKEGTQAIHLENPFKNQTYYTPYADARTISHDGQVIAGSADWIGKSLEKRSLKDQRPTIWTDDGSIDWKVTRLNVKPEHNFNGAVQAINHDGSIAVGYTQVSNNVKQNQAVLWTHQGQNKAKSENWTFTYLKSLTGYEADKHDAGSSFAYALNKRGNIIAGSANIEQGCATPEHQDDNCVSRPVVWYDSHKVPVELNTLKTDGTGEGAIYALNDEGTTAVGISDTDLTDDFGRAIKKATVWKLDYTKVKPQVSEPISILDTRQTIGTLGNHTLTSISANSRMLDALTSGFDGFDTMDSNAYASADYRDVDLRNTFVAPQNALPTEAIHQTDVRKLYAAGQAGRVFVRTKAAVDNEKKHRSLLTQLNIGYVVNDHFAMGTALFHTPYSKTVNGYKRTRDNLGIGLYAQWKQAVENGHWYLRAATALNRYDAEIHRHAEKGTEQAKGDTHVASKSVTLIAGANAHILSGGQAGIYTGLRHTSMKQDAYQESGVTFPVSYDQVKFRDTTAVFGIAASIPWTNKLFWEPKAEVEYSLSLNNPTYRATAEGIGEVKINADFKRAKANLSSTLRYNLSQTSSLDFTPYVGRSLSGHTYWGGSAGFSVQF from the coding sequence ATGAACAAAATACAACCTAAACGAACTTATCTTTCGTTGTTAATCTCATCTGTCCTTATCCCTTTAACTGCCAATGCCACCCCCATTTCACCAACACTCCTTGCGAGTGATAGCACCTCAGCTGAAAATCTTTATTTTTCAAGTGCACACGCCATTTCTGGCGATGGTACTGTCATTGGTGGAATCAGTGACGGCTCAACAGATCGCAGCGGTGGGGCGGTAATTTGGCAAAAAGGCAAGGCAACCGACTTAGCGAACTTAAGAAAGTCAGGAAACAAATTTAACCATTCTGCTGTGTGGGCAATTAGTCGCGATGGCTCAACATTTGGTGGTGAAGCTTATTATGAATATCAAGACCGAAGCAGAACAATTAAAGCAAGATACCCTGTCATTTGGCTGAAAGGAAACCCTTCTCCTATCCGCTTAGCCACGACCAGAAAAGACGGATTAGGTACAATTCAAAATCGTCTTGGCGGTTCAACTGAAGTGTCTGGCAAAGTGAGTGCACTCAACGTAAACGGAAACATTGCTATCGGGCAAATCATTCCTGATAAAGATATCTATGATGAAACCGCAAAATTAGCGGTTCTGTGGAAACGAGGAGAAACTGGCTGGCAGGATGGAACAAAACCATTCGTCTTAGCCACACCATTTGAAAAAAATACTTACTATTCACCAAGTTCCCACGCAAATGCCATTAATGATGAGGGAAATGTCATTGCTGGGAGTGCTGATTGGATTAAGTCTGAACGAAAAAAAAACTCCTTTAGTAAAAATCAACGCCCAAGTGTTTGGACAAGCGAGGATTTGACGACGTGGAAAGTCACCCGTTTACCTGTTGAAAAACACGATGACTTTAATGGTGCAGCTCATGCAAGCAGTGCCGATGGTATGACATTAGCGGGATATACTCAAACTACGGAGAATGTCAAACGTAACCAGGCAGTTGTCTGGAAAAATAATGGTCAAGATAAATCCCTCAGCACTAATTGGCATTTTACTTATTTAAAATCACTGACCGCACATTCAGCAGAAGATCATGATGCTGGCAGCAGTTTTGCTTACACATTAAATAAAGATGGTTCGATTGTTGGCGGCATGGCGACCATAGAACAAGATTGTGCCACAACGGAAAAACCCGATGAAAATTGCGTCGGACGTCCTGTAGTCTGGTATGACACGGCGACCAAACCGCTAGAATTAAACACGTTAAAAGCTGATGGTTCTGGCAATGGCGCGGTTTATGCGCTCAATAATGAGGGAACCCTAGCTGTCGGCGTCGCTGATACGGATCAAACAGATGGCTATGCGGTCACACAAAAAGCAGTCATCTGGAAAATCACTTACCCACAAGTTGCTACTCCTGAAGCACCCAAACCCTCTCTGCCAGATACGCCACCAAGTCAACCGACGCCACCTTCCGTATCTCCAAAAACCCCTGTGACTCATACCGTCAGTTCTGTAGAAAAACCGACGTCAACTCAAGCAGGATATTCTTTTGCGATGGCAATATCGGGTAAAGGAGAAATTATTGGCGGTATTGGTGAAAGCACAACAGAACGAGGTGGTGCGGCAACAATTTGGCGTGATGGTAAGGCAACAGAATTATTGAATTTTGAAGGTCGTGCCACACATGCTGCCGTCTGGGCGATCAGTCAGGATGGACAAACCTATGCGGGTGAAGCTCGGGGGCATTACTTCCGTCCAGTTGATCATAAGAAAGTGATTTCAAAATATCCTGCCATTTGGCAAAACGGCAGTGATAAACCGATTCGTTTAGCAACATTGGGTGTCAAAGGAATGGGAGCAGTGAATAACCAAATTGATAACCCAACACAAGTATCAGGTAAAGTAAACCATCTAAGTGCAGATGGCGCGTTTGCAGTAGGACAGAGCATCGCACCGATCGACTATACCTTTGACCCTCGCGCTAAACAAGCGGTACTTTGGAAACGAGGGGGAAGCGAATGGAAAGAGGGCACTCAAGCCATTCATTTAGAAAACCCATTCAAAAACCAAACTTACTATACGCCTTATGCCGATGCACGTACGATTAGTCATGATGGACAAGTCATTGCTGGAAGTGCCGACTGGATTGGTAAATCATTAGAAAAACGTTCATTAAAAGATCAACGCCCGACTATCTGGACCGATGATGGTTCAATTGATTGGAAAGTCACTCGCTTAAACGTCAAACCAGAGCATAATTTCAACGGTGCAGTTCAAGCAATCAATCATGATGGCTCGATTGCAGTAGGTTACACTCAAGTCTCCAATAACGTTAAACAAAACCAAGCTGTCCTCTGGACACATCAAGGTCAAAATAAAGCGAAGAGTGAGAATTGGACCTTTACTTATTTGAAATCCTTAACGGGTTATGAAGCAGATAAACATGATGCGGGCTCTAGTTTTGCTTACGCCTTAAATAAACGAGGTAACATCATTGCAGGTAGCGCGAATATTGAACAAGGCTGTGCCACACCTGAACACCAAGATGACAATTGTGTCTCTCGTCCAGTTGTCTGGTACGACAGTCATAAAGTCCCTGTTGAGCTGAATACCTTAAAAACAGACGGAACAGGGGAAGGGGCAATTTATGCGTTGAATGATGAAGGTACGACTGCGGTGGGAATTTCTGATACTGATCTTACCGATGATTTTGGGCGAGCTATCAAAAAAGCAACAGTCTGGAAACTGGATTACACAAAAGTGAAACCTCAAGTAAGTGAGCCTATTTCTATCTTGGATACACGACAAACAATCGGTACATTAGGTAATCATACTCTCACCAGCATCTCTGCAAATAGTCGTATGTTAGATGCGCTAACAAGTGGTTTCGATGGGTTTGATACAATGGATTCAAACGCCTATGCTAGTGCAGACTATCGTGATGTAGATTTAAGAAATACCTTTGTCGCACCACAGAATGCCCTACCAACTGAGGCAATTCATCAAACGGATGTAAGAAAATTATATGCTGCAGGACAAGCTGGTCGTGTATTTGTACGAACAAAAGCTGCCGTAGATAATGAGAAAAAACATCGTAGTCTCCTCACTCAACTCAATATCGGTTATGTCGTGAATGACCACTTTGCAATGGGTACCGCACTTTTCCATACGCCTTACAGTAAAACTGTTAATGGCTACAAACGCACTCGTGATAATCTAGGTATTGGATTATATGCACAATGGAAACAAGCGGTTGAAAACGGTCATTGGTATCTCCGTGCCGCTACTGCACTCAATCGCTATGATGCAGAAATTCACCGTCATGCAGAAAAAGGCACTGAGCAAGCTAAGGGTGACACCCATGTCGCAAGCAAATCAGTGACCTTAATCGCAGGTGCCAATGCGCATATTTTATCTGGTGGACAAGCAGGTATCTATACAGGATTACGCCATACCAGCATGAAGCAAGATGCTTACCAAGAGTCTGGTGTCACTTTCCCTGTTTCCTATGATCAAGTTAAGTTCCGCGATACTACAGCCGTATTCGGCATCGCAGCCTCTATACCATGGACCAACAAATTATTCTGGGAGCCGAAAGCGGAAGTGGAATATTCACTTTCATTAAACAACCCAACTTACCGAGCAACTGCGGAAGGCATCGGTGAAGTAAAAATAAACGCTGATTTCAAACGAGCCAAAGCTAATCTTAGCAGTACGCTGCGCTATAACTTGAGCCAAACGAGCAGCCTTGATTTTACGCCTTACGTAGGACGCAGTTTATCAGGACACACTTATTGGGGTGGCAGCGCAGGATTCAGCGTACAATTCTAG
- the rpsP gene encoding 30S ribosomal protein S16 (COG0228 Ribosomal protein S16) yields the protein MVTIRLSRGGAKKRPFYQIVVADSRSPRDGRFIERVGFFNPLATGNAERLRLDLDRVNAWLEKGASLSDRVSVLVKEAKKAA from the coding sequence ATGGTAACCATTCGTTTATCTCGTGGCGGAGCTAAAAAACGCCCATTCTATCAAATCGTTGTCGCTGACAGCCGTTCACCACGTGACGGTCGTTTTATTGAGCGCGTAGGTTTTTTCAACCCATTAGCAACAGGTAACGCTGAGCGTTTACGCTTAGATTTAGATCGTGTTAATGCTTGGTTAGAAAAAGGTGCATCGTTATCTGACCGCGTTTCTGTTTTAGTGAAAGAAGCGAAAAAAGCAGCATAA
- the trmD gene encoding tRNA (guanine-N(1)-)-methyltransferase (COG0336 tRNA-(guanine-N1)-methyltransferase), whose protein sequence is MLIGIISLFPEMFQAITEFGVTGRAVKQNLLQVQCWNPRDFTHDKHKTVDDRPYGGGPGMLMMVQPLRDAIQAAKAEVGEEAKVIYLSPQGRKLDQAGVKELAQNKKLILLCGRYEGIDERLIETEVDEEWSVGDYVLTGGELPAMTLIDAVARFIPGVLGKQASAEEDSFADGLLDCPHYTRPEVLDDLSVPPVLMSGNHEEIRKWRLKQSLERTWLRRPELLESLALTDEQCKLLKQIKAEHS, encoded by the coding sequence ATGCTTATTGGGATTATTAGTCTATTCCCCGAAATGTTTCAAGCGATTACCGAATTTGGGGTGACAGGTAGAGCTGTAAAACAAAATCTCTTACAAGTACAGTGTTGGAATCCTCGTGATTTCACACACGACAAGCATAAAACAGTGGATGATCGTCCTTATGGTGGAGGCCCTGGAATGCTGATGATGGTGCAACCGTTACGCGATGCAATTCAAGCAGCGAAAGCGGAAGTAGGAGAAGAGGCAAAAGTGATTTATCTTTCGCCACAGGGGCGCAAACTCGATCAAGCTGGAGTAAAAGAATTAGCACAAAATAAAAAATTGATTTTACTGTGCGGGCGTTACGAAGGCATTGATGAGCGATTGATCGAAACTGAAGTCGATGAAGAATGGTCAGTCGGTGATTATGTGCTCACGGGAGGGGAATTACCTGCAATGACATTAATTGATGCTGTTGCACGATTTATCCCGGGAGTACTTGGCAAGCAAGCTTCAGCAGAAGAAGATTCTTTTGCTGATGGATTACTAGATTGCCCACATTATACGCGTCCTGAAGTGTTAGACGATTTATCTGTACCACCTGTGCTGATGTCGGGTAACCATGAAGAAATTCGTAAATGGCGATTGAAACAATCACTTGAACGAACTTGGTTAAGACGCCCTGAGCTATTGGAAAGCCTAGCTCTGACTGACGAACAATGTAAACTGTTGAAGCAAATTAAAGCCGAACACAGTTAA
- the rplS gene encoding 50S ribosomal protein L19 (COG0335 Ribosomal protein L19), with amino-acid sequence MSNIIKQLEQEQLKQNLPSFRPGDTLEVKVWVVEGSKRRLQAFEGVVIAIRNRGLHSAFTLRKISNGVGVERVFQTHSPVVDSITVKRKGAVRKAKLYYLRERSGKSARIKERLGA; translated from the coding sequence ATGAGTAACATCATTAAACAACTTGAACAAGAACAATTAAAACAAAATTTACCAAGCTTCCGCCCTGGTGATACTTTAGAAGTTAAAGTATGGGTAGTTGAAGGTAGCAAACGTCGTTTGCAAGCATTCGAAGGCGTGGTTATTGCAATTCGTAACCGTGGCTTGCATTCTGCATTTACTTTACGCAAAATCTCTAATGGTGTGGGTGTTGAGCGTGTGTTCCAAACACATTCACCTGTTGTAGACAGCATTACGGTTAAACGTAAAGGTGCGGTACGTAAAGCGAAACTTTACTACTTACGTGAGCGTTCAGGTAAATCTGCACGTATCAAAGAACGTTTGGGCGCGTAA